The DNA sequence CTCGCCAAGCCGCTGAAGAAGAACCCGCGCGAACTGGCGCAGACGCTGGTCGAGCGGCTCGGCCAGCGCGAGGCCTTCCAGCGCTGGGTCGAGAGCATGGAGATCGCCGGGCCCGGGTTCATCAACCTGCGCCTCAAGCCGGCCGCCAAGCAGCAGGTCGTCGCCGAGGTGCTCGCCGCCGGCGACGGCTTCGGCCGCCAGCCGTCCAACGGCCGGCGCGTGATGGTGGAATTCGTCTCGGCCAACCCGACCGGCCCGCTGCACGTGGGCCACGGCCGCCAGGCGGCGCTGGGGGATGCGATCTGCAACCTGTTCGAGGCGCAGGGCTGGGACGTCACCCGCGAGTTCTACTACAACGACGCGGGCGTGCAGATCGGCAACCTGGCGCTGTCGGTGCAGGCGCGCCTGAAGGGCCTCAAGCCCGGCGACCCCGGCTGGCCCGAGGCGGCCTACAACGGCGAGTACATCGCCGACATCGCCGCCGACTTCGCCGCGAAGAAGACCGTCAAGGCCGACGACCGCGAGTTCACCGCCTCCGGCGACCCGGAGGACCTGGACGGCATCCGCCAGTTCGCCGTCGCCTACCTGCGCCACGAGCAGGACCTGGACCTGCAGGCCTTCGGCGTGAAGTTCGACAACTACTTCCTCGAATCGAGCCTGTACACCAGCGGCCGGGTCGAGCAGACCGTGCAGCGCCTGGTCGACGCCGGCAAGACCTACGAGCAGGACGGCGCGCTGTGGCTGCGCACCACCGAGTACGGCGACGACAAGGACCGCGTGATGCGCAAGTCCGACGGCACCTACACCTACTTCGTGCCGGACGTGGCCTACCACATCAACAAGTGGGAACGCGGCTTCACCAAGGTGGTGAACATCCAGGGCTCCGACCACCACGGCACGATCGCGCGGGTGCGCGCCGGCCTGCAGGCCGCGGGCGTCGGCATCCCGGCCGGGTACCCCGACTACGTGCTGCACAAGATGGTCACCGTGATGAAGGGCGGCCAGGAGGTCAAGATCTCCAAGCGTGCCGGCTCCTACGTCACGCTGCGCGACCTGATCGAGTGGACCAGCCGCGATGCGGTGCGCTTCTTCCTGATCAGCCGCAAGGCCGACACCGAGTTCGTGTTCGACGTCGACCTGGCGCTGGAACAGGACAACGCCAACCCGGTCTATTACGTGCAGTACGCGCACGCGCGCATCTGCTCGGTGATCCGCAACTGGCAGAGCGACCACGGCGGCGATCCGGCGACGCTGGCCTCGGCCGACCTGTCGCACCTGGTGCAGCCGGCCGAGGCGGCGCTGATGCTCAAGCTGGCCGAGTTCCCGGCCGTGCTCA is a window from the Caldimonas thermodepolymerans genome containing:
- the argS gene encoding arginine--tRNA ligase — protein: MIRAKQELLQALADELAALAPGQAPVAAFENPKQAAHGDLACTSAMQLAKPLKKNPRELAQTLVERLGQREAFQRWVESMEIAGPGFINLRLKPAAKQQVVAEVLAAGDGFGRQPSNGRRVMVEFVSANPTGPLHVGHGRQAALGDAICNLFEAQGWDVTREFYYNDAGVQIGNLALSVQARLKGLKPGDPGWPEAAYNGEYIADIAADFAAKKTVKADDREFTASGDPEDLDGIRQFAVAYLRHEQDLDLQAFGVKFDNYFLESSLYTSGRVEQTVQRLVDAGKTYEQDGALWLRTTEYGDDKDRVMRKSDGTYTYFVPDVAYHINKWERGFTKVVNIQGSDHHGTIARVRAGLQAAGVGIPAGYPDYVLHKMVTVMKGGQEVKISKRAGSYVTLRDLIEWTSRDAVRFFLISRKADTEFVFDVDLALEQDNANPVYYVQYAHARICSVIRNWQSDHGGDPATLASADLSHLVQPAEAALMLKLAEFPAVLKSAADSLAPHDVAFYLREVASAYHTYYAEVRFLVEDAELTRARMALLTATKQVLRNGLAILGVGAPEKM